A single genomic interval of Streptomyces sp. BA2 harbors:
- a CDS encoding ATP-grasp domain-containing protein yields the protein MNTRTRPLFAVLYDAGAVPAGEIGTGLAPLGDIVFLLPQGSPHVEQMRPVIEQLGRTFTLTGDSSDDVELIRAIGPDAVLTFSERLIRPAAELAAAMGLPGQSVSTARIFTDKGLQRRVLREAGIDRTRTSVVEVLDDWSAALAEVGLPAIVKPVTGWSSQDTHAISSQEEAAEVLERLTEIHAAGSWRPFVIEEFLRGRPSGPFGDYVSVESICTPAGITHFVLTGKTPVVPPFRGTGRVWPSHLPLAEEQEILDLVTRSLEAVGSDCGFTHTEVKLTPDGPGIIEINGRISAHINMMAREACGVDLVRVGGLMALGEQPYLPPFDFGGKVRYQYNNIAPVRPGRLEAVHGADTVREMPGVTTYRNFVRPGDELPGGSTTLTLDTISGVAESHEAMVRTIEEARAALTFEFRFPDGVRRIGGLELPAY from the coding sequence ATGAACACACGAACCCGACCGTTGTTCGCCGTGCTGTACGACGCCGGGGCGGTTCCCGCGGGCGAGATCGGCACCGGTCTCGCCCCGCTGGGCGACATCGTCTTCCTGCTGCCGCAGGGCTCCCCGCACGTGGAGCAGATGCGGCCGGTCATCGAGCAGTTGGGCCGGACCTTCACGCTCACGGGCGACTCGTCGGACGACGTGGAGCTGATCCGCGCGATCGGTCCCGACGCGGTGCTCACCTTCAGCGAGAGGCTGATCCGCCCCGCCGCCGAGCTGGCAGCAGCCATGGGCCTGCCCGGCCAATCGGTCAGCACCGCCCGCATCTTCACCGACAAGGGGCTGCAGCGACGCGTTCTCCGGGAGGCGGGCATCGACCGAACGCGCACCAGCGTCGTCGAGGTCCTCGACGACTGGTCGGCCGCGCTGGCCGAGGTCGGCCTGCCGGCCATCGTCAAGCCCGTCACGGGCTGGAGCAGCCAGGACACCCACGCGATCTCCTCGCAGGAGGAAGCCGCGGAAGTCCTGGAGCGCCTCACGGAGATACACGCGGCGGGGTCCTGGAGGCCCTTCGTGATCGAGGAGTTCCTGCGGGGGCGGCCGAGCGGTCCGTTCGGGGACTACGTGTCGGTCGAGAGCATCTGCACCCCCGCGGGCATCACCCACTTCGTCCTCACCGGCAAGACACCCGTGGTCCCCCCGTTCCGGGGCACCGGCAGGGTCTGGCCCAGCCATCTGCCGCTCGCGGAGGAGCAGGAGATCCTCGATCTGGTCACCCGCTCCCTGGAGGCGGTCGGATCCGACTGCGGCTTCACCCACACCGAGGTGAAACTCACCCCCGACGGGCCGGGCATCATCGAGATCAACGGACGGATCTCCGCCCACATCAACATGATGGCGCGCGAGGCGTGCGGTGTGGATCTCGTCCGCGTCGGCGGGCTCATGGCCCTGGGCGAGCAGCCGTACCTCCCGCCCTTCGACTTCGGCGGCAAGGTCCGCTACCAGTACAACAACATCGCCCCCGTGCGGCCCGGCCGGCTCGAAGCCGTGCACGGAGCCGACACCGTCCGCGAGATGCCGGGGGTCACCACGTACCGGAACTTCGTCCGCCCGGGCGACGAGCTTCCCGGCGGGTCCACGACGCTGACCCTGGACACCATCTCTGGGGTCGCCGAGAGCCACGAGGCGATGGTGCGGACCATCGAGGAGGCCCGCGCGGCCCTCACCTTCGAGTTCCGGTTCCCGGACGGCGTACGACGCATCGGTGGCCTGGAACTACCCGCGTACTGA
- a CDS encoding MFS transporter — protein MTDDRPERADRPTVWHSRNFLLLWGGQTVAELGSRISSVAVPLLAAQTLDASVFQISLLTTVAWLPYLFISLPAGLIADRVDQRKLMIACDLGRMALMLSLPLVAIAGALSLGFLYAVVGISGVLTVLFNVAYRSKLPRLLEEHQLVDGNAKLTLSQDLGELVGPSIGGVLIGVLGAAKTFFSNALAYLISAVTLWLIRDEPDDRKTEAAETAEERRPLRTQLTEGIVFVRRQPILRSVLLCSTTSNFFVMASGSIEVTFLVRELDAPSSLIGLVFSISAIGGLLVGALTKRISERVGTARVIWVAMAAPGPLYLCMPLAQPGWGVLLYGVGLAAFSANVVLYNVAATSYRQRVTPSHMLGRVNATFLWICYGAIPLGSLTGGALASALGLRTALWICVLGTWSASLWVVFSPLRRMRDLPESRAVPETV, from the coding sequence GTGACTGACGATCGGCCCGAGCGGGCCGATCGCCCCACGGTGTGGCACAGCAGGAACTTCCTGTTGCTGTGGGGCGGGCAGACTGTCGCCGAGCTGGGCTCACGCATATCGAGCGTCGCGGTCCCACTGCTCGCCGCCCAGACACTCGACGCGAGCGTCTTCCAGATCTCGCTCCTGACCACCGTGGCCTGGCTGCCGTATCTGTTCATCTCGCTGCCGGCCGGGCTGATCGCCGACCGGGTCGACCAGCGCAAGCTGATGATCGCCTGCGACCTGGGCCGGATGGCCCTGATGCTTTCGCTGCCTCTCGTCGCGATCGCCGGGGCGCTGAGTCTGGGGTTCCTGTACGCCGTCGTAGGGATCTCCGGCGTACTGACCGTCCTGTTCAACGTGGCCTACCGGTCGAAGCTGCCGCGCCTCCTGGAGGAACACCAGCTCGTCGACGGCAACGCCAAACTCACCCTGAGTCAGGACCTCGGGGAGTTGGTGGGCCCCTCGATCGGCGGTGTGCTCATCGGGGTCCTCGGCGCCGCCAAGACCTTCTTCAGCAACGCCCTCGCCTACCTGATCAGCGCCGTCACGCTGTGGCTGATCCGGGACGAGCCCGACGACCGGAAGACCGAGGCCGCCGAGACCGCCGAGGAGCGGAGGCCGCTGCGCACCCAGCTGACGGAGGGGATCGTCTTCGTCCGCCGGCAACCGATCCTGCGCAGCGTGCTGTTGTGCAGCACGACCTCCAACTTCTTCGTCATGGCCTCCGGATCCATCGAAGTCACCTTCCTGGTACGCGAGTTGGACGCGCCCTCGTCGCTCATCGGGCTCGTTTTCAGTATCAGCGCCATCGGTGGCCTGCTGGTCGGCGCCCTGACCAAGCGCATCTCGGAGCGGGTGGGCACCGCCCGCGTCATCTGGGTGGCCATGGCCGCGCCTGGCCCGCTGTATCTGTGCATGCCGCTGGCCCAGCCCGGCTGGGGCGTCCTGCTGTACGGCGTCGGCCTCGCCGCGTTCTCCGCCAACGTGGTGCTGTACAACGTCGCCGCCACCTCGTACCGGCAACGCGTCACCCCGTCCCACATGCTCGGCAGGGTCAACGCCACCTTCCTGTGGATCTGCTACGGAGCCATCCCGCTGGGCTCCCTGACCGGCGGAGCCCTCGCCAGCGCGCTCGGCCTGCGGACCGCGCTGTGGATCTGCGTCCTGGGTACGTGGAGTGCCTCCCTGTGGGTCGTCTTCTCGCCGCTGCGCAGGATGCGTGACCTTCCCGAGAGCCGGGCGGTCCCCGAGACCGTATGA
- a CDS encoding aspartyl/asparaginyl beta-hydroxylase domain-containing protein codes for MTPEIDDLFAAIKAEHGSDALDRVEEMLEPRRRSETRHPLQQDAKWVLPGISQTPWHDPYAYPELLPLVTELESHHAQIKADQERAWVEQRDSFSDYEHYLVSQRNWQALYLYRDGALAEESQRVAPTAYRVLKEHAVDTDVICPLLESHFSTLLPGASIKPHCDLWNFSINLHLAIDIPEGAGLRVADEARTWDEGKCLLFDYSFEHEAWNGNDERTRTCLLADLWHPETTRAERVALTALMKEIQKMMAG; via the coding sequence GTGACACCCGAGATCGACGACCTCTTCGCCGCCATCAAGGCGGAACACGGCAGCGACGCGCTCGACCGCGTCGAGGAAATGCTCGAACCGCGGCGACGCAGCGAGACGCGCCACCCCCTCCAGCAGGACGCCAAATGGGTGCTGCCAGGAATATCCCAGACGCCGTGGCACGACCCGTACGCCTATCCCGAACTCCTGCCGCTCGTCACCGAGCTGGAGTCCCATCACGCGCAGATCAAGGCTGATCAGGAGCGCGCCTGGGTGGAGCAGCGGGACAGCTTCTCGGACTACGAGCACTACCTCGTGAGCCAGCGGAACTGGCAGGCCCTCTACCTCTACCGTGACGGCGCCCTGGCCGAGGAGTCACAGCGCGTCGCGCCCACCGCCTACCGAGTGCTGAAGGAACACGCCGTCGACACGGACGTGATCTGCCCCCTGCTCGAGTCGCACTTCTCGACGTTGCTGCCGGGCGCCTCCATCAAGCCGCACTGCGACCTGTGGAACTTCAGCATCAATCTGCACCTGGCCATCGACATCCCCGAGGGTGCGGGCCTCCGCGTGGCCGACGAGGCGCGTACCTGGGACGAGGGCAAGTGCCTCCTTTTCGACTACTCCTTCGAGCACGAGGCGTGGAACGGCAACGACGAGCGGACCCGTACCTGTCTGCTCGCGGACCTGTGGCACCCCGAGACCACGCGCGCGGAGCGGGTGGCGCTGACCGCACTCATGAAGGAAATCCAGAAGATGATGGCGGGCTGA